From a single Candidatus Omnitrophota bacterium genomic region:
- a CDS encoding glycosyltransferase family 4 protein, with amino-acid sequence MKILMLHPHDLWYDPWTIRILELARGLQRRGHNAILCHMPRKDKPEHGHLRTRQPDDPLVYELLPRQKHFLHNYRLLCQLGLDCDILYLQKCFPASTLPLLWAAQRLKKPLHYDWDDNETALARIVEKRFFSRFQLASYERLLPRFASTLTYSSEALKQKALQAGFDPRLMRHLPVGADVQRFRPDLDGDAERKALELSPDKLVVLYLGQLEGAAHARRLVEAAPLVLAHAPDVQFLFAGGGEQLPELRRLAAASPAAHAIKITGYVEASRVPGVITAADICVACFDDDEASRCKSPLKIAEYLACGKPIVASRVGDAAWMTEGCGAVVKPGDLSSLADGILQYALDPSRRKRDGEKARRRALELFTWDRGSETLIELFEETILQR; translated from the coding sequence GTGAAAATCCTGATGCTTCACCCCCACGACCTCTGGTACGATCCTTGGACTATCCGCATTCTGGAACTAGCGCGGGGATTGCAACGCCGAGGGCATAACGCGATCCTCTGCCATATGCCCCGCAAGGATAAACCCGAACACGGTCATTTGCGTACGCGCCAGCCGGACGATCCTCTCGTTTACGAGTTGCTTCCGCGGCAAAAGCATTTTTTACATAATTATCGATTGCTATGCCAATTAGGGTTGGATTGCGATATTCTGTATTTGCAAAAATGCTTTCCCGCCTCCACTCTTCCGTTGCTGTGGGCGGCGCAGCGCTTGAAAAAACCGTTGCATTACGACTGGGACGACAACGAAACCGCTCTCGCCCGCATCGTTGAGAAACGCTTCTTTTCGCGCTTTCAACTCGCGTCATACGAACGGTTGCTCCCTCGATTCGCATCGACGCTGACGTATTCCAGCGAAGCCTTGAAGCAAAAAGCCCTGCAGGCGGGATTCGATCCCCGGCTCATGCGCCATTTGCCCGTAGGAGCGGATGTTCAACGATTTCGGCCCGACTTGGACGGCGATGCAGAGCGGAAAGCGTTGGAATTATCGCCAGATAAACTAGTTGTACTCTATCTTGGCCAATTGGAAGGCGCCGCCCATGCTCGCCGTTTGGTGGAAGCGGCCCCGCTGGTATTGGCTCATGCGCCGGACGTTCAATTTCTCTTTGCCGGAGGCGGCGAACAATTGCCGGAACTGCGCCGCCTCGCCGCCGCTTCTCCCGCCGCGCACGCGATTAAGATTACGGGTTATGTGGAAGCGAGCCGTGTTCCCGGCGTCATCACCGCCGCCGATATTTGCGTCGCCTGCTTCGACGACGACGAAGCCTCCCGCTGCAAAAGCCCCCTCAAGATTGCGGAATATCTCGCCTGCGGCAAGCCCATCGTCGCCAGCCGCGTAGGCGACGCCGCCTGGATGACGGAAGGATGCGGCGCCGTTGTCAAGCCAGGAGACTTGTCGTCACTGGCCGACGGCATTCTGCAATACGCCCTCGATCCATCGCGGCGGAAACGCGACGGAGAGAAAGCCCGCCGCCGCGCCCTGGAACTTTTTACTTGGGACCGGGGATCGGAGACGTTGATCGAACTATTTGAAGAAACCATCCTACAGCGTTGA
- a CDS encoding SAM-dependent chlorinase/fluorinase produces the protein MDDFSQRMKQAMKEPRSIITLLTDFGEQDGFIGVMKGVMLQIAPHACFVDISHRLPAFSIAAAAFLNHWSYGYFPAGTVHLCVTDPGVGTGRRALIAETAGHLFVAPDNGLLTPLFDQPESMRIFSATDSRYWLDAVSGTFHGRDIFAPLAAHLARGVRPEAMGEEIRDPVRLSLPSPVVQPRLIECAVVYIDRFGNLVTNLDKKTLRQWIQNNGVSSEKIAIVLGKDKIQGLSAAYGMKEKGELLAAIDGFDRLEIAVREGDAEAKTGLRIGSKILIAASEEAMAEGGE, from the coding sequence GTGGATGATTTTTCCCAACGCATGAAACAAGCCATGAAAGAGCCTCGCTCCATCATAACTTTATTGACCGATTTTGGGGAACAAGACGGATTTATCGGCGTGATGAAGGGCGTGATGCTGCAAATCGCTCCCCACGCCTGTTTTGTCGATATCAGTCATCGGCTGCCCGCTTTCTCCATCGCGGCGGCGGCGTTTCTCAATCATTGGTCTTACGGCTATTTCCCGGCGGGAACGGTGCATCTCTGCGTGACGGATCCCGGCGTCGGAACCGGCCGCCGGGCGTTGATCGCGGAGACGGCGGGCCATCTTTTCGTCGCTCCCGACAACGGCCTGCTTACGCCGCTCTTCGATCAACCCGAATCCATGCGGATTTTTTCCGCCACGGATAGCCGCTATTGGCTCGACGCCGTCAGCGGCACTTTCCACGGACGGGACATTTTCGCGCCCCTCGCCGCCCATCTGGCGCGCGGCGTTCGTCCCGAAGCGATGGGGGAAGAGATACGCGATCCGGTCCGGCTGTCTCTGCCTTCGCCCGTCGTCCAACCCCGCCTTATCGAATGCGCCGTCGTCTATATCGACCGTTTCGGCAATCTTGTCACTAACCTGGACAAGAAAACTCTTAGGCAATGGATTCAGAATAACGGCGTCTCATCGGAAAAGATCGCGATTGTTTTGGGAAAGGACAAAATCCAAGGATTATCCGCGGCCTATGGTATGAAAGAAAAGGGCGAGTTGCTGGCGGCGATCGACGGCTTCGACCGGTTGGAAATCGCTGTGCGCGAGGGCGATGCGGAAGCGAAAACAGGCTTGAGGATCGGATCGAAAATCCTCATCGCCGCCTCGGAGGAAGCGATGGCGGAGGGCGGCGAGTGA